In the Oncorhynchus keta strain PuntledgeMale-10-30-2019 chromosome 14, Oket_V2, whole genome shotgun sequence genome, one interval contains:
- the LOC127907197 gene encoding uncharacterized protein LOC127907197 isoform X3 has translation MWSYIYRDYQINVELYIQGLPDQCGAIYTGTSRSMWSYIQGLPDQCGASYRDYQINVELYTGTSRSMWSYIQGLPDQCGAIYRDYQINVELYTGTTRSMWSYIQGLPDQCGAIYTGTTRSMWSYIYRDYQINVELYTGTTRSMWSYIYRDYQINVELYTGTTRSMWSYIYRDFQINVELYTGTTRSMWSYIQGLPDQCGAIYTGTTRSMWSYIQGLPDQCGAIYTGTTRSMWSYIYRDYQINVELHTGTTRSMWSFIQGLPDQCGAIYTGTTRSMWSYIYRDYQINVELYTGTTRSMWSYIYRDYQINVELYTGTTRSMWSYIYRDFQINVELYTGTTRSMWSYIQGLPDQCGAIYTGTTRSMWSYIQGLPDQCGAIYTGTTRSMWSYIYRDYQINVELYTGTTRSMWSYIYRDYQINVELYIQGLPDQCGAIYRDYQINVELYIQGLPDQCGAIYTGTTRSMWSYIYRDYQINVELYIQGLPDQCGAIYTGTTGSMWSYIYRDYRINVELYIQGLPDQCGAIYTGTT, from the exons atgtggagctatatatacagggactaccagatcaatgtggagctatatatacagggactaccagatcaatgtggagctatatatacagggacttccagatcaatgtggagctatatacagggactaccagatcaatgtggagcttcatacagggactaccagatcaatgtggagctatatacagggacttccagatcaatgtggagctatatacagggactaccagatcaatgtggagctatatacagggactaccagatcaatgtggagctttatacagggactaccagatcaatgtggagctatatacagggactaccagatcaatgtggagctatatatacagggactaccagatcaatgtggagctatatatacagggactaccagatcaatgtggagctatatacagggactaccagatcaatgtggagctatatatacagggactaccagatcaatgtggagctatatacagggactaccagatcaatgtggagctatatatacagggacttccagatcaatgtggagctatatacagggactaccagatcaatgtggagctatatacagggactaccagatcaatgtggagctatatatacagggactaccagatcaatgtggagctatatacagggactaccagatcaatgtggagctatatatacagggactaccagatcaatgtggagctatatatacagggactaccagatcaatgtggagcttcatacagggactaccagatcaatgtggagcttcatacagggactaccagatcaatgtggagctatatatacagggactaccagatcaatgtggagctatatatacagggactaccagatcaatgtggagctatatacagggactaccagatcaatgtggagctatatatacagggactaccagatcaatgtggagctatatacagggactaccagatcaatgtggagctatatatacagggacttccagatcaatgtggagctatatacagggactaccagatcaatgtggagctatatacagggactaccagatcaatgtggagctatatatacagggactaccagatcaatgtggagctatatacagggactaccagatcaatgtggagctatatatacagggactaccagatcaatgtggagctatatatacagggactaccagatcaatgtggagctatatacagggactaccagatcaatgtggagctatatatacagggactaccagatcaatgtggagctatatatacag ggactaccagatcaatgtggagctatatacagggactaccagatcaatgtggagctatatatacagggactaccagatcaatgtggagctatatatacagggactaccagatcaatgtggagctatatatacagggactaccagatcaatgtggagctatatatacagggactaccagatcaatgtggagctatatatacagggactaccggatcaatgtggagctatatatacagggactaccggatcaatgtggagctatatatacagggactaccggatcaatgtggagctatatatacagggactacctga
- the LOC127907197 gene encoding uncharacterized protein LOC127907197 isoform X2, which translates to MWSYIYRDFQINVELYTGTTRSMWSFIQGLPDQCGAIYRDFQINVELYTGTTRSMWSYIQGLPDQCGALYRDYQINVELYTGTTRSMWSYIYRDYQINVELYIQGLPDQCGAIYRDYQINVELYIQGLPDQCGAIYRDYQINVELYIQGLPDQCGAIYRDYQINVELYTGTTRSMWSYIYRDYQINVELYTGTTRSMWSYIYRDYQINVELYIQGLPDQCGASYRDYQINVELHTGTTRSMWSYIYRDYQINVELYIQGLPDQCGAIYRDYQINVELYIQGLPDQCGAIYRDYQINVELYIQGLPDQCGAIYRDYQINVELYTGTTRSMWSYIYRDYQINVELYTGTTRSMWSYIYRDYQINVELYIQGLPDQCGAIYRDYQINVELYIQGLPDQCGAIYTGSTRSMWSYIQGLPDQCGAIYRDYQINVELYTGTTRSMWSYIYRDYQINVELYIQGLPDQCGAIYTGTTRSMWSYIYRDYQINVELYIQGLPDQCGAIYTGTTGSMWSYIYRDYRINVELYIQGLPDQC; encoded by the coding sequence atgtggagctatatatacagggacttccagatcaatgtggagctatatacagggactaccagatcaatgtggagcttcatacagggactaccagatcaatgtggagctatatacagggacttccagatcaatgtggagctatatacagggactaccagatcaatgtggagctatatacagggactaccagatcaatgtggagctttatacagggactaccagatcaatgtggagctatatacagggactaccagatcaatgtggagctatatatacagggactaccagatcaatgtggagctatatatacagggactaccagatcaatgtggagctatatacagggactaccagatcaatgtggagctatatatacagggactaccagatcaatgtggagctatatacagggactaccagatcaatgtggagctatatatacagggacttccagatcaatgtggagctatatacagggactaccagatcaatgtggagctatatacagggactaccagatcaatgtggagctatatatacagggactaccagatcaatgtggagctatatacagggactaccagatcaatgtggagctatatatacagggactaccagatcaatgtggagctatatatacagggactaccagatcaatgtggagcttcatacagggactaccagatcaatgtggagcttcatacagggactaccagatcaatgtggagctatatatacagggactaccagatcaatgtggagctatatatacagggactaccagatcaatgtggagctatatacagggactaccagatcaatgtggagctatatatacagggactaccagatcaatgtggagctatatacagggactaccagatcaatgtggagctatatatacagggacttccagatcaatgtggagctatatacagggactaccagatcaatgtggagctatatacagggactaccagatcaatgtggagctatatatacagggactaccagatcaatgtggagctatatacagggactaccagatcaatgtggagctatatatacagggactaccagatcaatgtggagctatatatacagggactaccagatcaatgtggagctatatacagggactaccagatcaatgtggagctatatatacagggactaccagatcaatgtggagctatatatacaggtagtactagatcaatgtggagctatatacagggactaccagatcaatgtggagctatatacagggactaccagatcaatgtggagctatatacagggactaccagatcaatgtggagctatatatacagggactaccagatcaatgtggagctatatatacagggactaccagatcaatgtggagctatatatacagggactaccagatcaatgtggagctatatatacagggactaccagatcaatgtggagctatatatacagggactaccggatcaatgtggagctatatatacagggactaccggatcaatgtggagctatatatacagggactaccggatcaatgtggagctatatatacagggactacctgatcaatgttga
- the LOC127907197 gene encoding uncharacterized protein LOC127907197 isoform X5, with protein sequence MWSYIYRDFQINVELYTGTTRSMWSFIQGLPDQCGAIYRDFQINVELYTGTTRSMWSYIQGLPDQCGALYRDYQINVELYTGTTRSMWSYIYRDYQINVELYIQGLPDQCGAIYRDYQINVELYIQGLPDQCGAIYRDYQINVELYIQGLPDQCGAIYRDYQINVELYTGTTRSMWSYIYRDYQINVELYTGTTRSMWSYIYRDYQINVELYIQGLPDQCGASYRDYQINVELHTGTTRSMWSYIYRDYQINVELYIQGLPDQCGAIYRDYQINVELYIQGLPDQCGAIYRDYQINVELYIQGLPDQCGAIYRDYQINVELYTGTTRSMWSYIYRDYQINVELYTGTTRSMWSYIYRDYQINVELYIQGLPDQCGAIYRDYQINVELYIQGLPDQCGAIYTGTTRSMWSYIQGLPDQCGAIYRDYQINVELYIQGLPDQCGAIYTGTTRSMWSYIYRDYQINVELYIQGLPDQCGAIYTGTTGSMWSYIYRDYRINVELYIQGLPDQCGAIYTGTT encoded by the exons atgtggagctatatatacagggacttccagatcaatgtggagctatatacagggactaccagatcaatgtggagcttcatacagggactaccagatcaatgtggagctatatacagggacttccagatcaatgtggagctatatacagggactaccagatcaatgtggagctatatacagggactaccagatcaatgtggagctttatacagggactaccagatcaatgtggagctatatacagggactaccagatcaatgtggagctatatatacagggactaccagatcaatgtggagctatatatacagggactaccagatcaatgtggagctatatacagggactaccagatcaatgtggagctatatatacagggactaccagatcaatgtggagctatatacagggactaccagatcaatgtggagctatatatacagggacttccagatcaatgtggagctatatacagggactaccagatcaatgtggagctatatacagggactaccagatcaatgtggagctatatatacagggactaccagatcaatgtggagctatatacagggactaccagatcaatgtggagctatatatacagggactaccagatcaatgtggagctatatatacagggactaccagatcaatgtggagcttcatacagggactaccagatcaatgtggagcttcatacagggactaccagatcaatgtggagctatatatacagggactaccagatcaatgtggagctatatatacagggactaccagatcaatgtggagctatatacagggactaccagatcaatgtggagctatatatacagggactaccagatcaatgtggagctatatacagggactaccagatcaatgtggagctatatatacagggacttccagatcaatgtggagctatatacagggactaccagatcaatgtggagctatatacagggactaccagatcaatgtggagctatatatacagggactaccagatcaatgtggagctatatacagggactaccagatcaatgtggagctatatatacagggactaccagatcaatgtggagctatatatacagggactaccagatcaatgtggagctatatacagggactaccagatcaatgtggagctatatatacagggactaccagatcaatgtggagctatatatacag ggactaccagatcaatgtggagctatatacagggactaccagatcaatgtggagctatatacagggactaccagatcaatgtggagctatatatacagggactaccagatcaatgtggagctatatatacagggactaccagatcaatgtggagctatatatacagggactaccagatcaatgtggagctatatatacagggactaccagatcaatgtggagctatatatacagggactaccggatcaatgtggagctatatatacagggactaccggatcaatgtggagctatatatacagggactaccggatcaatgtggagctatatatacagggactacctga
- the LOC127907197 gene encoding uncharacterized protein LOC127907197 isoform X1, which translates to MWSYIYRDYQINVELYIQGLPDQCGAIYTGTSRSMWSYIQGLPDQCGASYRDYQINVELYTGTSRSMWSYIQGLPDQCGAIYRDYQINVELYTGTTRSMWSYIQGLPDQCGAIYTGTTRSMWSYIYRDYQINVELYTGTTRSMWSYIYRDYQINVELYTGTTRSMWSYIYRDFQINVELYTGTTRSMWSYIQGLPDQCGAIYTGTTRSMWSYIQGLPDQCGAIYTGTTRSMWSYIYRDYQINVELHTGTTRSMWSFIQGLPDQCGAIYTGTTRSMWSYIYRDYQINVELYTGTTRSMWSYIYRDYQINVELYTGTTRSMWSYIYRDFQINVELYTGTTRSMWSYIQGLPDQCGAIYTGTTRSMWSYIQGLPDQCGAIYTGTTRSMWSYIYRDYQINVELYTGTTRSMWSYIYRDYQINVELYIQGLPDQCGAIYRDYQINVELYTGTTRSMWSYIYRDYQINVELYIQGLPDQCGAIYTGTTRSMWSYIYRDYQINVELYIQGLPDQCGAIYTGTTGSMWSYIYRDYRINVELYIQGLPDQC; encoded by the exons atgtggagctatatatacagggactaccagatcaatgtggagctatatatacagggactaccagatcaatgtggagctatatatacagggacttccagatcaatgtggagctatatacagggactaccagatcaatgtggagcttcatacagggactaccagatcaatgtggagctatatacagggacttccagatcaatgtggagctatatacagggactaccagatcaatgtggagctatatacagggactaccagatcaatgtggagctttatacagggactaccagatcaatgtggagctatatacagggactaccagatcaatgtggagctatatatacagggactaccagatcaatgtggagctatatatacagggactaccagatcaatgtggagctatatacagggactaccagatcaatgtggagctatatatacagggactaccagatcaatgtggagctatatacagggactaccagatcaatgtggagctatatatacagggacttccagatcaatgtggagctatatacagggactaccagatcaatgtggagctatatacagggactaccagatcaatgtggagctatatatacagggactaccagatcaatgtggagctatatacagggactaccagatcaatgtggagctatatatacagggactaccagatcaatgtggagctatatatacagggactaccagatcaatgtggagcttcatacagggactaccagatcaatgtggagcttcatacagggactaccagatcaatgtggagctatatatacagggactaccagatcaatgtggagctatatatacagggactaccagatcaatgtggagctatatacagggactaccagatcaatgtggagctatatatacagggactaccagatcaatgtggagctatatacagggactaccagatcaatgtggagctatatatacagggacttccagatcaatgtggagctatatacagggactaccagatcaatgtggagctatatacagggactaccagatcaatgtggagctatatatacagggactaccagatcaatgtggagctatatacagggactaccagatcaatgtggagctatatatacagggactaccagatcaatgtggagctatatatacagggactaccagatcaatgtggagctatatacagggactaccagatcaatgtggagctatatatacagggactaccagatcaatgtggagctatatatacag ggactaccagatcaatgtggagctatatacagggactaccagatcaatgtggagctatatacagggactaccagatcaatgtggagctatatatacagggactaccagatcaatgtggagctatatatacagggactaccagatcaatgtggagctatatatacagggactaccagatcaatgtggagctatatatacagggactaccagatcaatgtggagctatatatacagggactaccggatcaatgtggagctatatatacagggactaccggatcaatgtggagctatatatacagggactaccggatcaatgtggagctatatatacagggactacctgatcaatgttga
- the LOC127907197 gene encoding uncharacterized protein LOC127907197 isoform X4, whose product MWSYIYRDFQINVELYTGTTRSMWSFIQGLPDQCGAIYRDFQINVELYTGTTRSMWSYIQGLPDQCGALYRDYQINVELYTGTTRSMWSYIYRDYQINVELYIQGLPDQCGAIYRDYQINVELYIQGLPDQCGAIYRDYQINVELYIQGLPDQCGAIYRDYQINVELYTGTTRSMWSYIYRDYQINVELYTGTTRSMWSYIYRDYQINVELYIQGLPDQCGASYRDYQINVELHTGTTRSMWSYIYRDYQINVELYIQGLPDQCGAIYRDYQINVELYIQGLPDQCGAIYRDYQINVELYIQGLPDQCGAIYRDYQINVELYTGTTRSMWSYIYRDYQINVELYTGTTRSMWSYIYRDYQINVELYIQGLPDQCGAIYRDYQINVELYIQGLPDQCGAIYTGTTRSMWSYIQGLPDQCGAIYTGTTRSMWSYIYRDYQINVELYIQGLPDQCGAIYTGTTRSMWSYIYRDYRINVELYIQGLPDQCGAIYTGTTGSMWSYIYRDYLINVELYTGYLR is encoded by the exons atgtggagctatatatacagggacttccagatcaatgtggagctatatacagggactaccagatcaatgtggagcttcatacagggactaccagatcaatgtggagctatatacagggacttccagatcaatgtggagctatatacagggactaccagatcaatgtggagctatatacagggactaccagatcaatgtggagctttatacagggactaccagatcaatgtggagctatatacagggactaccagatcaatgtggagctatatatacagggactaccagatcaatgtggagctatatatacagggactaccagatcaatgtggagctatatacagggactaccagatcaatgtggagctatatatacagggactaccagatcaatgtggagctatatacagggactaccagatcaatgtggagctatatatacagggacttccagatcaatgtggagctatatacagggactaccagatcaatgtggagctatatacagggactaccagatcaatgtggagctatatatacagggactaccagatcaatgtggagctatatacagggactaccagatcaatgtggagctatatatacagggactaccagatcaatgtggagctatatatacagggactaccagatcaatgtggagcttcatacagggactaccagatcaatgtggagcttcatacagggactaccagatcaatgtggagctatatatacagggactaccagatcaatgtggagctatatatacagggactaccagatcaatgtggagctatatacagggactaccagatcaatgtggagctatatatacagggactaccagatcaatgtggagctatatacagggactaccagatcaatgtggagctatatatacagggacttccagatcaatgtggagctatatacagggactaccagatcaatgtggagctatatacagggactaccagatcaatgtggagctatatatacagggactaccagatcaatgtggagctatatacagggactaccagatcaatgtggagctatatatacagggactaccagatcaatgtggagctatatatacagggactaccagatcaatgtggagctatatacagggactaccagatcaatgtggagctatatatacagggactaccagatcaatgtggagctatatatacag ggactaccagatcaatgtggagctatatacagggactaccagatcaatgtggagctatatatacagggactaccagatcaatgtggagctatatatacagggactaccagatcaatgtggagctatatatacagggactaccagatcaatgtggagctatatatacagggactaccagatcaatgtggagctatatatacagggactaccggatcaatgtggagctatatatacagggactaccggatcaatgtggagctatatatacagggactaccggatcaatgtggagctatatatacagggactacctgatcaatgttgagctatatacagggtatttgcggtag